A window from Pseudomonas sp. Tri1 encodes these proteins:
- the greB gene encoding transcription elongation factor GreB, producing the protein MSRYRPPRTAGTALITPEGEARMRAEFHELWHVRRPQVTQAVSEAAAQGDRSENAEYTYGKKMLREIDSRVRFLTKRLEALKVVSEKPSDPNKVYFGAWVTVEDEDGKESRYRIVGPDELDLKQNLISIDSPLARALIGKALDAEVRVQTPTGEKRVYIVDITYP; encoded by the coding sequence ATGAGCCGCTATCGTCCACCCCGCACCGCCGGCACCGCGCTGATCACCCCCGAGGGTGAAGCGCGGATGCGCGCCGAATTTCATGAACTGTGGCATGTGCGCCGTCCGCAAGTGACCCAGGCGGTCAGCGAAGCGGCAGCCCAGGGTGATCGCTCGGAAAATGCCGAATACACCTACGGCAAGAAAATGCTGCGGGAAATCGACAGTCGCGTGCGCTTCCTCACCAAGCGCCTCGAAGCGCTCAAAGTGGTCAGCGAAAAACCCAGCGACCCCAACAAGGTGTATTTCGGCGCCTGGGTCACTGTCGAAGATGAGGATGGCAAGGAGTCACGCTATCGCATCGTCGGCCCGGACGAGCTGGATTTGAAACAGAACCTGATCAGTATCGATTCACCGCTGGCGCGGGCACTGATTGGCAAGGCCCTGGACGCCGAAGTTCGCGTCCAGACGCCTACCGGTGAGAAACGGGTCTACATCGTGGACATCACTTACCCGTAA
- a CDS encoding TatD family hydrolase, with protein sequence MQLIDIGVNLTNPSFADKHQAVLERAYAAGVCQLVLTGTSVEGSEQALALCERLDDSGERLFSTAGIHPHSASDWSAESTRHLKDLLMQSRVRAVGECGLDFNRDFSPRPQQEKVLEEHLALAVELQLPVFLHERDADQRLLEILREFRDQLPAAVVHCFTGEKKALFSYLDLDLHIGITGWICDERRGTHLHPLVREIPRGRLMLESDAPYLLPRTLRPKPKNGRNEPAYLPEVLREVALHRGETLEDVAAHSTACARAFFGLPTIS encoded by the coding sequence ATGCAACTCATCGATATCGGCGTCAACCTGACCAACCCCAGTTTTGCCGACAAACACCAGGCGGTGCTTGAACGCGCCTATGCAGCCGGGGTCTGCCAACTGGTCCTGACCGGCACCAGCGTCGAGGGCAGCGAACAGGCCTTGGCGCTGTGCGAACGCCTCGACGACAGCGGCGAACGGCTCTTTTCCACCGCTGGTATCCATCCCCACAGCGCTAGCGACTGGAGCGCCGAGAGCACCCGGCATCTCAAGGACTTGCTGATGCAAAGCCGCGTCCGCGCGGTGGGTGAATGCGGGCTGGATTTCAACCGGGACTTCTCCCCCCGCCCGCAGCAGGAAAAAGTCCTGGAAGAACATCTCGCCCTGGCGGTAGAGCTGCAACTGCCGGTCTTTCTTCACGAACGGGATGCCGACCAGCGTCTGCTGGAAATCCTGCGGGAGTTTCGCGACCAGTTGCCGGCCGCGGTGGTGCATTGTTTTACCGGTGAAAAAAAGGCCCTGTTCAGCTACCTCGACCTGGACCTGCACATCGGCATTACGGGGTGGATCTGCGATGAACGCCGGGGTACGCACCTGCACCCACTGGTGCGCGAAATTCCTCGCGGTCGGTTGATGCTCGAAAGCGACGCGCCGTACCTGCTGCCCCGTACGCTGCGGCCAAAACCCAAGAATGGTCGTAACGAACCGGCCTATTTGCCAGAAGTCTTGCGGGAAGTCGCCTTGCATCGAGGCGAAACCCTGGAAGATGTGGCGGCCCACAGCACGGCGTGTGCCCGGGCGTTTTTCGGCTTGCCCACGATCTCCTGA
- a CDS encoding methyl-accepting chemotaxis protein, with protein sequence MGAWLSNISLKYKFWAVNAVAFVTTLLLVLYAVHLEQQARNHAAQANAQAQAHLLNAWPVGQPLPKADYLLTFQRDQAPVFHDQALPSLVQADGWVELNAGPLFGNDPLLGAEVIRRGDDQRLAVLAHGASLSQVFGERFSQYAVAVFVLMLAMLGASQLLIRFLLSQLNTLKDVMLHVEKTGDLSARVPLACKDEVGQMAAAFNAMQAGYQRVVDTVANTARQLDSGAARLASSMNDVRHGMLGQQSETDQAATAINEMSTTVYHIAQHAGATRDLSKTADTLAGNGREVVSRVQQSITGLSSGVQQTAEMIQRLAEDSQKINSVVSVIHSIAEQTNLLALNAAIEAARAGEMGRGFAVVADEVRNLAKRVQTSTDEITTMVSALQAGTQDAVDFMQESSYKADDCVLQAREAGEALEQITNAVAQMRESNTQIAVAAEQQSQVAEEMNRAVVSIRDVTENTVRQTVDSATTSHELATLAGELNKAIGQLKL encoded by the coding sequence ATGGGTGCCTGGCTTAGCAACATCTCACTGAAGTACAAATTCTGGGCGGTCAATGCGGTCGCCTTTGTCACCACCTTGCTGCTGGTGCTCTACGCCGTGCACCTGGAGCAACAAGCGCGCAACCACGCGGCCCAGGCGAACGCCCAGGCACAGGCACACTTGCTCAATGCCTGGCCTGTCGGACAACCCTTGCCCAAGGCCGACTACCTCCTGACATTCCAGCGCGATCAGGCCCCCGTTTTCCACGACCAGGCATTGCCGTCGCTGGTGCAGGCCGACGGCTGGGTCGAACTGAACGCCGGACCGTTGTTCGGCAACGATCCGCTGCTGGGTGCCGAAGTGATCCGTCGAGGCGACGACCAGCGGCTCGCGGTCCTGGCCCATGGCGCGAGCCTGAGCCAAGTGTTCGGCGAGCGCTTCAGCCAATATGCCGTGGCGGTGTTCGTGTTGATGTTGGCGATGCTGGGGGCCTCGCAATTGTTGATCCGTTTTCTGCTCAGCCAGCTCAACACCCTGAAGGACGTGATGCTGCATGTGGAAAAAACCGGTGACCTGTCCGCCCGCGTGCCCCTGGCCTGCAAGGACGAAGTGGGTCAGATGGCCGCCGCGTTCAACGCCATGCAGGCCGGTTATCAACGTGTGGTGGACACGGTTGCCAATACTGCCCGACAACTGGACAGCGGTGCGGCGCGCCTGGCATCGAGCATGAACGATGTTCGCCACGGCATGCTCGGCCAGCAAAGCGAAACCGATCAGGCGGCCACGGCGATCAACGAAATGTCCACCACCGTGTATCACATCGCCCAGCATGCCGGCGCCACCCGCGACCTGTCGAAAACCGCCGACACCCTGGCCGGCAACGGTCGTGAAGTGGTCAGCCGCGTACAACAGTCGATCACTGGGCTGTCTTCGGGCGTACAGCAGACCGCCGAAATGATCCAACGCCTGGCCGAAGACAGTCAGAAAATCAACAGCGTGGTCAGCGTGATCCACAGTATTGCCGAACAGACCAACCTGCTGGCTCTCAACGCGGCCATCGAAGCAGCGCGGGCCGGTGAAATGGGACGGGGCTTTGCCGTAGTGGCCGACGAGGTACGCAACCTGGCCAAGCGGGTACAAACTTCCACGGATGAAATCACCACCATGGTCTCAGCCCTGCAGGCCGGTACCCAAGACGCGGTGGATTTCATGCAGGAGAGTTCGTACAAGGCCGACGACTGCGTGCTGCAGGCCCGCGAGGCCGGCGAAGCACTGGAGCAGATCACTAATGCAGTGGCGCAGATGCGCGAGAGCAACACCCAGATTGCTGTCGCGGCCGAGCAGCAAAGCCAGGTTGCCGAGGAAATGAACCGAGCGGTGGTGAGTATTCGCGACGTGACCGAAAACACCGTGCGCCAGACGGTGGACTCGGCCACCACCAGCCATGAATTGGCAACGTTGGCGGGTGAGTTGAACAAGGCGATCGGGCAGCTCAAGCTTTAG
- a CDS encoding acyl-CoA thioesterase domain-containing protein — translation MRFSDLIDAVRRQPDAVTIAPEWGQGRATFGGLVAALQYEAMRAQVPADRPVRSLAITFVGPVEPDVPVSFEVEVVREGKAVSQVLGRAVQKGQVVTVVQGSFGASRPSVVAVQADPAPEFKSVEQCQELPYIKGGTPEFMRHLAMCWSVGGLPFSGNKSRSMGGWVRLRGDVKEEPLNEGHILALVDAWPPALLPHLTQMAPGSTLTWTIEFVQPLLELTTLDWCKYLAEIEHAQDGYGHVAAKFWSADGRLIALSRQTVTIFA, via the coding sequence ATGCGTTTTTCCGATTTGATCGATGCCGTGCGTCGTCAGCCAGACGCCGTGACCATCGCGCCTGAATGGGGCCAGGGTCGCGCCACTTTTGGCGGCCTGGTTGCGGCGTTGCAGTACGAGGCGATGCGCGCGCAGGTGCCGGCGGATCGCCCGGTGCGTTCGCTGGCGATCACCTTTGTCGGTCCGGTCGAACCCGATGTGCCCGTCAGCTTCGAAGTCGAGGTAGTACGTGAGGGCAAGGCGGTCAGCCAGGTATTGGGCCGAGCCGTGCAGAAAGGCCAGGTAGTCACCGTGGTGCAGGGTAGTTTCGGTGCATCGCGGCCCTCCGTGGTGGCGGTGCAAGCCGACCCCGCGCCTGAATTCAAAAGCGTCGAGCAATGCCAGGAGTTGCCTTATATCAAGGGCGGTACTCCGGAATTCATGCGGCACCTGGCGATGTGCTGGAGCGTCGGCGGCCTGCCGTTCTCGGGCAATAAATCGCGGAGCATGGGGGGCTGGGTACGCTTGCGCGGGGACGTGAAAGAGGAGCCGTTGAACGAAGGCCACATCCTGGCACTGGTGGATGCCTGGCCGCCGGCCTTGTTACCGCACCTTACTCAAATGGCCCCGGGCAGTACGCTCACCTGGACCATTGAGTTCGTCCAGCCGCTGCTGGAACTCACGACACTGGACTGGTGCAAATACCTGGCTGAGATCGAACATGCCCAGGACGGCTACGGCCATGTCGCTGCGAAATTCTGGAGTGCCGATGGCCGCTTGATCGCCCTGAGCCGGCAGACGGTTACCATCTTCGCCTGA
- a CDS encoding patatin-like phospholipase family protein, with product MTKRVALVLGSGGARGYAHIGVIEEIERRGYDIACIAGCSMGAVVGGIYAAGKLEDYRNWIESLDYLDVLRLVDVSFRLGAIRGEKVFGQIRKIVGELNIEDLRIPYTAVATDLTNQQEIWFQEGCLHQAMRASAAIPSLFTPVMQGNRMLVDGGLLNPLPIVPVVSSHCDLIIAVNLNATNQKQYRLPVIQRPAAFRRRFDTLVNSLGSRLPFRRKQAEQLLLLEQEALKAEAGEINPWIESAEPEGQQPAAAPETDGAPKSATGSFIIDNVGPASLLDLINQSFEVMQTSLAQYKIAGYPPDVLINVPKRVCRFFEFYKAPELIALGREIARDTLERYENEQK from the coding sequence ATGACAAAACGTGTCGCATTGGTATTGGGCTCGGGCGGCGCCCGGGGCTATGCCCATATCGGGGTGATCGAAGAAATCGAACGGCGCGGCTACGACATTGCCTGCATCGCCGGTTGTTCCATGGGCGCCGTCGTGGGGGGGATCTATGCCGCGGGCAAGCTCGAGGATTACCGCAACTGGATCGAAAGCCTGGACTACCTGGATGTCCTGCGGTTGGTGGACGTCAGCTTTCGCCTCGGGGCTATTCGCGGCGAGAAAGTCTTCGGGCAGATCCGCAAGATTGTCGGCGAACTCAATATCGAAGACCTGCGCATTCCCTACACCGCCGTGGCCACCGACCTGACCAACCAGCAGGAAATCTGGTTCCAGGAAGGTTGCCTGCACCAGGCGATGCGCGCCTCGGCGGCGATACCCAGCCTGTTCACGCCGGTGATGCAAGGCAATCGCATGCTGGTCGATGGTGGCCTGCTCAATCCCCTGCCGATCGTGCCGGTGGTGTCGAGCCATTGTGACCTGATCATCGCGGTCAACCTCAACGCCACCAACCAGAAGCAGTACAGACTGCCAGTGATCCAGCGCCCTGCCGCGTTCAGGCGGCGCTTCGACACCCTGGTCAATTCCCTGGGCTCGCGCCTGCCGTTTCGCCGCAAACAGGCCGAGCAATTGTTGCTGCTGGAGCAGGAAGCGTTAAAGGCCGAGGCCGGCGAAATCAACCCGTGGATCGAATCGGCCGAGCCCGAAGGCCAGCAACCGGCTGCCGCGCCAGAGACCGATGGCGCGCCGAAATCCGCCACTGGCTCGTTCATCATCGATAACGTCGGCCCGGCCTCGTTGCTGGATTTGATCAACCAGAGTTTCGAGGTGATGCAGACGTCGCTGGCCCAATACAAAATCGCCGGTTACCCGCCGGATGTGTTGATCAACGTGCCGAAACGGGTGTGTCGGTTTTTTGAGTTCTACAAGGCTCCGGAGTTGATCGCCCTGGGGCGGGAGATTGCTCGGGATACGTTGGAACGGTATGAAAATGAGCAGAAATGA
- a CDS encoding transglycosylase SLT domain-containing protein yields MTRPQVLLLLCCSLLLPMPAEARLPGPVQAVAPGTVRDLAQIRSSRVLKVLVNQSRNSSGEVQGQPIGVEYHRLRAFEQYLNGHARDGQEITLKIIPKAKDQLLGALQRGEGDLVAPGELLDPQTGHAVSASDPIRTGVPLLLVGIKGEKRYTRVEQLSGKTLALPNGSAAGDAVSQINQKLALLKLPPVKVEWVDPTLAVEDVLEMVQGGIFHLTIVEQPIAERWGKILPKLRFDRQVLIGEPGDEYWFVRRDAAMLRASVDQFLATYKVPSNQDAAFLRIYRRLYQVHYPLARADRQRLEKLRPVLQKHAEAQGMDWLNLAALAFKESALQPNARSGSGPTGLMQITPSAAQRVGVNNIQDLDANVLAGAKYLALIRRKFFASPKLNERERMAFVLAAYNMGPERVQGMRAEARRRGLNPNQWFFQVERIAMEQVGMGAVSYVNSVNKYYLAFDRERESLEPQEKVAQRK; encoded by the coding sequence ATGACACGTCCCCAGGTGTTGCTACTGTTGTGTTGTTCGCTGTTATTGCCGATGCCGGCCGAAGCGCGGCTGCCTGGACCTGTGCAAGCGGTGGCGCCGGGCACGGTGCGCGACTTGGCGCAGATCCGCAGCAGCCGGGTATTGAAGGTTCTGGTCAACCAGAGCCGCAACAGCTCCGGCGAAGTCCAGGGCCAGCCCATTGGTGTCGAATATCACCGGTTGCGGGCCTTCGAGCAATACCTCAACGGCCACGCCCGGGATGGCCAGGAAATCACCCTCAAGATCATTCCCAAGGCCAAGGACCAATTGCTCGGCGCCTTGCAGCGCGGGGAGGGCGACCTCGTGGCACCCGGTGAGTTGCTCGATCCCCAGACCGGCCATGCGGTCAGCGCCAGCGATCCGATCCGTACCGGCGTGCCGTTGTTGCTGGTGGGCATCAAGGGCGAGAAGCGCTACACCCGGGTGGAGCAACTGTCCGGCAAGACCCTGGCCCTGCCTAACGGCAGTGCGGCAGGGGATGCGGTCAGCCAGATCAACCAGAAACTCGCGTTGCTCAAGTTGCCACCCGTGAAGGTCGAATGGGTCGACCCCACCTTGGCGGTGGAAGATGTATTGGAAATGGTCCAGGGCGGGATTTTCCACCTGACCATCGTCGAGCAACCTATCGCCGAGCGCTGGGGCAAGATCCTGCCCAAGTTGCGCTTCGATCGTCAGGTGCTGATCGGTGAACCGGGTGATGAGTATTGGTTCGTACGCCGCGATGCCGCCATGCTACGAGCGAGCGTCGACCAGTTCCTGGCGACCTACAAGGTACCGTCCAACCAGGACGCAGCGTTCCTGCGCATCTATCGCCGTTTGTACCAGGTCCACTATCCGCTGGCCCGGGCTGATCGCCAGCGCCTGGAAAAACTGCGTCCGGTGCTGCAAAAACATGCCGAGGCCCAAGGCATGGACTGGCTCAACCTGGCGGCCCTGGCATTCAAGGAGTCAGCCCTGCAGCCCAATGCCCGCAGCGGCAGCGGGCCCACCGGCCTGATGCAGATCACCCCGTCGGCGGCTCAGCGGGTCGGGGTCAATAACATCCAGGACCTGGACGCCAATGTCCTGGCTGGCGCCAAGTACCTGGCCCTGATCCGCCGCAAGTTCTTTGCCAGCCCCAAGCTCAACGAGCGCGAACGCATGGCCTTCGTATTGGCTGCCTACAACATGGGGCCTGAGCGCGTCCAGGGCATGCGGGCCGAGGCCCGGCGGCGAGGGCTGAACCCCAACCAATGGTTTTTCCAGGTCGAGCGCATTGCCATGGAGCAGGTGGGGATGGGCGCCGTCAGCTACGTTAATAGCGTGAACAAATATTATTTGGCGTTTGATCGGGAGCGGGAGTCGCTGGAGCCTCAGGAAAAGGTCGCTCAGCGAAAATGA
- a CDS encoding ABC transporter permease, translating into MARLPLLRLFSLAVRQLLRDARAGELRVLFFALLVAVAASTAIGYFGARLNGAMMMRATEFLGADLLLEGSSPARPEQIRSGTELGLEHARVVEFSSVVATDNGIQLSSVKAADDIYPLRGELKSAPAPFAPEETGGRPNPGEAWVEARLLTALDLKIGDSIDVGNKTLRLSRVLTYEPDRAGNFYSLTPRVLINLQDLDATGVVQPGSRVSYRDLWRGPASALQTYRDLIKPGLEPNQRLQDARDGNRQIGGALGKAERYLNMASLVAVLLSGVAVALSANRFATRRFDASALLRCLGLSRRETMVLFSLQLTVLGLLASISGALLGWIAQLGLFALLHDLLPTTVPPGGLLPAIAGIGTGLVALAGFALPPLAALGRVPPLRVLRRDMLPIPSSTWVVYGAALGALGLIMWRLSLDLVLTFALLGGGVVAALVLGGLLLLLLQSLRRLLARASLPWRLGLGQLLRHPLAAAGQALAFGLILLSMALIALLRGELLDTWQNQLPKNAPNYFALNILPNDKQAFTDKLLALSAQSAPLYPVVPGRLISINGEPATEFVTKDSAGDRALQRDLSLTWAADLPAGNVVTAGAWWSQQPTDDIPGVSVEGKVAENLKIKLGDRLVFSVGGVNREAKVTSLREINWDNFQPNFFMIFQPGTLKDLPATYLTSFYLAAGHDQQIVDLARSFPAVTILQVEALLEQLRSILAQVTLAVEYVLLFVLAAGMAVLFSGLQATLDERIRQGALLRALGAERPLLVKARRIEFGLLGAVSGLLAALGSELVSLVLYRYAFDLPWHPHPWLLVLPLVGALLIGAAGVFGTRRALNASPLTVLREG; encoded by the coding sequence ATGGCACGCTTGCCGCTGTTGCGCCTGTTCAGTCTCGCTGTCCGCCAATTGCTACGCGACGCCCGCGCCGGCGAGTTGCGCGTGCTGTTCTTTGCTCTGTTGGTGGCGGTGGCGGCGAGTACCGCCATCGGTTATTTCGGCGCCCGCCTCAACGGCGCGATGATGATGCGTGCCACCGAATTCCTCGGCGCCGACCTGCTACTCGAAGGCAGCTCGCCTGCCCGTCCCGAACAAATTCGCAGTGGCACCGAGCTGGGCCTGGAACATGCCCGGGTGGTGGAGTTCTCCAGCGTCGTCGCCACCGACAACGGCATCCAGCTTTCCAGCGTCAAGGCCGCCGATGACATCTACCCGCTGCGTGGCGAACTCAAAAGCGCCCCTGCCCCATTCGCCCCGGAAGAAACCGGTGGCCGACCGAACCCCGGCGAGGCTTGGGTCGAAGCGCGGCTGCTGACGGCACTGGACCTGAAAATCGGCGACAGCATCGATGTCGGCAACAAAACCCTGCGCCTGAGCCGGGTCTTGACCTACGAACCAGATCGCGCCGGCAATTTCTACAGCCTCACGCCCCGAGTCCTGATCAACCTCCAGGACCTGGACGCCACCGGCGTGGTACAGCCTGGCAGCCGCGTCAGCTATCGCGACCTGTGGCGCGGCCCGGCGTCAGCCCTGCAAACCTACCGCGACCTGATCAAACCGGGCCTTGAGCCCAACCAGCGCCTGCAGGATGCCCGCGACGGTAACCGGCAGATCGGGGGCGCCCTGGGCAAGGCCGAGCGCTACCTGAACATGGCCAGCCTGGTGGCAGTGTTGCTGTCCGGCGTCGCCGTCGCCCTCTCGGCCAATCGCTTTGCTACCCGCCGTTTCGATGCCAGCGCCCTGCTGCGCTGCCTGGGCCTGTCGCGCCGGGAAACCATGGTGCTGTTCAGCCTGCAATTGACGGTGCTGGGCCTGCTGGCCAGCATCAGCGGCGCCCTGCTCGGCTGGATCGCCCAGTTGGGATTGTTCGCGCTGCTGCATGATCTATTGCCCACCACCGTTCCACCGGGCGGCCTGCTACCGGCAATTGCCGGGATCGGTACCGGACTGGTAGCGCTGGCGGGGTTCGCCCTGCCGCCGCTGGCCGCGCTGGGCCGGGTACCTCCGTTGCGCGTGCTGCGCCGGGACATGCTGCCCATCCCCTCCAGCACCTGGGTGGTCTACGGCGCGGCATTGGGTGCCCTTGGCCTGATCATGTGGCGCCTGAGCCTGGACCTGGTGCTGACCTTTGCCTTGCTCGGTGGCGGCGTCGTTGCCGCGCTGGTGCTCGGCGGCCTGCTGTTGCTGCTGCTCCAGAGCCTGCGGCGCCTGTTGGCCCGTGCCTCCTTGCCCTGGCGGCTGGGCCTCGGCCAGTTGCTGCGCCATCCATTGGCCGCAGCCGGCCAGGCACTGGCATTCGGCCTGATCCTGTTGTCCATGGCGTTGATCGCGCTGTTACGTGGCGAGTTGCTGGACACCTGGCAAAACCAGTTGCCGAAAAACGCCCCGAACTATTTCGCACTGAACATTCTGCCCAATGACAAGCAGGCTTTCACCGACAAGCTGCTGGCGCTGTCGGCACAATCGGCCCCGCTCTACCCTGTGGTGCCGGGGCGACTGATCAGCATCAACGGCGAGCCGGCCACAGAGTTCGTCACCAAGGACTCGGCCGGCGACCGGGCGTTGCAACGCGACCTGAGCCTGACCTGGGCCGCCGACCTGCCAGCGGGCAATGTCGTCACGGCCGGGGCCTGGTGGTCGCAACAGCCAACGGACGATATCCCTGGGGTTTCGGTGGAAGGCAAAGTGGCCGAGAACCTCAAGATCAAGTTGGGCGACCGCCTGGTCTTCAGCGTGGGTGGCGTCAACCGTGAAGCGAAAGTCACCAGCCTGCGAGAGATCAACTGGGATAACTTCCAGCCTAATTTCTTCATGATCTTTCAGCCCGGTACCCTGAAGGATCTGCCAGCCACCTACCTCACCAGCTTTTATCTGGCAGCCGGTCACGACCAGCAAATTGTCGACCTGGCCCGATCCTTCCCGGCGGTGACGATCCTGCAGGTCGAAGCCTTGCTGGAACAACTGCGCAGCATCCTGGCCCAGGTCACCCTGGCCGTGGAGTACGTGTTGTTGTTCGTGCTGGCGGCAGGGATGGCCGTGCTCTTCTCTGGCCTGCAGGCCACCCTAGACGAACGGATCCGCCAAGGTGCGCTGCTGCGCGCCCTCGGTGCCGAGCGGCCACTGCTGGTCAAGGCCCGGCGCATCGAGTTCGGTTTGCTGGGTGCGGTCAGCGGCCTGCTCGCGGCCCTGGGTTCGGAACTGGTGAGCCTGGTGCTCTACCGTTACGCCTTCGACCTACCCTGGCATCCGCATCCGTGGCTGTTGGTATTGCCGCTGGTGGGGGCCCTGTTGATCGGCGCCGCCGGCGTGTTTGGCACCCGTCGTGCACTCAATGCCAGCCCGCTGACAGTATTGCGCGAGGGTTGA
- a CDS encoding DoxX family protein codes for MSSLINKVLFTRAGYGLTVLRIVVGIIFAAHGSQKLFGLFGGYGLAGTAQWMESIGLTPGYVMATLAGGTEFFAGLALIIGLLARPAALGLAFLSLVAIFSVHIGNGLFMANNGYEFALALLAGSIAVLIEGAGKLSVDRAIAG; via the coding sequence ATGAGCTCGCTGATCAATAAAGTCCTGTTTACCCGCGCCGGCTATGGCCTGACTGTCCTGCGCATCGTTGTCGGTATCATTTTCGCCGCGCACGGCTCGCAAAAACTCTTCGGCCTGTTCGGTGGCTACGGCCTGGCGGGGACGGCGCAGTGGATGGAAAGCATCGGCCTGACCCCGGGTTACGTGATGGCGACCTTGGCTGGCGGCACCGAGTTTTTCGCCGGGCTGGCGCTGATCATCGGTTTACTGGCCCGTCCGGCAGCATTGGGCCTGGCGTTTCTGTCGCTGGTGGCGATTTTCTCCGTGCACATTGGCAATGGATTGTTCATGGCCAACAACGGTTATGAGTTTGCCCTGGCCTTGCTGGCCGGCAGTATTGCGGTGCTGATCGAAGGCGCTGGCAAGTTGTCGGTCGATCGCGCCATCGCCGGTTGA
- a CDS encoding class I SAM-dependent methyltransferase, with the protein MNAPSPLVRLAPITANLLQRNPKILLGGSHQPTLLRYLDGWPRRSHGPAAFLIQFIEDGESLARFADDSFDLAVIQSPSAAQAPEMIRQLTRVARQGLITRR; encoded by the coding sequence ATGAACGCACCCAGCCCCCTTGTACGTCTTGCGCCGATTACGGCGAACCTTCTGCAGCGCAATCCGAAAATTCTCCTGGGCGGTAGCCACCAGCCAACGCTGTTGCGTTATCTCGATGGCTGGCCGCGACGTAGCCACGGGCCGGCAGCTTTCCTGATCCAGTTCATAGAAGACGGTGAGTCGCTGGCGCGTTTCGCCGACGACAGTTTCGACCTGGCCGTCATCCAGTCCCCCAGTGCGGCGCAAGCGCCTGAAATGATCCGGCAACTGACCCGAGTTGCACGGCAGGGCTTGATCACTCGTCGTTGA
- a CDS encoding CHAD domain-containing protein, producing MIDRLVARILGLEVRLLASQARLNAHTDSEALHDLRTTVRRLRSLLRPLRGLPGVEQLETAASAVGTLTTPLRDREVLAAYLELHGKREAALRRQVQMVDAYPAVASSPELVQLLMILDAFPRFVRAAQRQGLLKGLRKRIEKRLDKQWKKLGEALRDPAHDRHRLRLLIKRVRYAIEAYPELDRLPEAAMPRLKSAQAALGDWHDCWQWLARAEQESDLQSCVPTWRGTMEEAEAKSDKVLDKLIASCFEKS from the coding sequence ATGATCGATCGGCTGGTGGCCCGGATACTGGGCCTGGAAGTCCGCCTGCTGGCCTCCCAGGCCCGCCTGAATGCCCATACCGACAGCGAAGCCTTGCATGATCTGCGGACTACCGTTCGCCGTTTGCGCAGCCTGCTTCGCCCGTTACGCGGATTGCCCGGCGTCGAACAGCTGGAAACAGCCGCTTCGGCGGTCGGCACCCTGACCACCCCCCTGCGCGACCGTGAAGTACTGGCGGCTTACCTTGAGCTGCACGGCAAGCGCGAGGCGGCACTGCGGCGCCAAGTGCAAATGGTCGACGCTTATCCCGCCGTCGCCAGCAGCCCGGAGCTGGTGCAGTTGCTGATGATCCTCGACGCCTTCCCACGCTTTGTGCGTGCCGCCCAGCGTCAGGGGTTACTCAAAGGGCTACGCAAACGCATCGAAAAACGCCTCGACAAACAATGGAAGAAACTCGGCGAGGCCTTGCGCGATCCAGCCCATGACCGCCATCGATTGCGGCTACTGATCAAGCGTGTGCGTTATGCCATCGAAGCCTATCCCGAACTTGACCGTCTGCCCGAAGCGGCCATGCCCCGGCTCAAATCCGCCCAGGCCGCGCTGGGCGACTGGCACGATTGCTGGCAGTGGTTGGCCAGGGCCGAACAGGAGAGCGACCTGCAATCCTGTGTACCGACTTGGCGGGGGACGATGGAAGAGGCCGAGGCCAAATCCGATAAGGTGCTCGATAAACTGATTGCCAGTTGCTTCGAAAAATCCTGA
- a CDS encoding terminase translates to MGKRHPNLPAWQWRAYPDNHRHPTNLVLHLIAVPLFIVAFLLIVSGVFSLSLADVAIGIIGVLAALGLQRHGHSLETQASEPFSDRKDAMSRLLVEQFLTFPRFFLSGGWWRAWRDRHRH, encoded by the coding sequence ATGGGCAAACGTCATCCCAACCTCCCGGCCTGGCAATGGCGCGCCTATCCTGATAACCATCGCCACCCGACCAACCTGGTGTTGCACCTGATTGCGGTGCCGCTGTTCATCGTCGCGTTTCTGTTGATTGTGTCCGGGGTGTTCAGCCTGAGCCTGGCCGATGTAGCCATCGGCATCATTGGTGTGCTCGCGGCCCTCGGCTTGCAGCGCCACGGCCACAGCCTGGAGACCCAGGCCTCCGAACCGTTCAGCGATCGCAAAGATGCAATGTCACGCCTGCTGGTGGAACAGTTCCTGACCTTTCCCCGGTTCTTTCTCAGCGGTGGCTGGTGGCGCGCCTGGCGGGATCGCCACCGCCACTGA